Genomic DNA from Chitinophaga lutea:
CTGGCTGAATTATTCGGACACGCTCTGGAAAAAAGTAACGCCGCTCTTCGAACAGCAACTCGATAAAAAACTCTTCAAAACCATGAAGCTGCCAACTGACGCCACCACCGTGGCCGCCGGCGCGCTGCATAACCTCTGGAACAATAAGATCACCGGCGGGCAGGGCTCCAGCGATACCTGGTTCCGCACCGTGAACGGCTCGGGTATGCCACACCAGGTCACCTTCGACCTCGGCGTAACGGCCCGGCTCAGCCGCTTCATCGAAATTCCCCGCGGCGCGGTGGACGAACAATCGCTCCTCTACAGCGCCGGCGACCCGCAGCTGTATGAAATCTGGGGCGCCACCAGTCCCGCGCCGGACGGTAGCTACACCGGCTGGACCAAACTGGCCGACTGCGAGGTGGTGAAAGTATCCGGCCTTTCCATTGGCGTTAACTCCAACGAAGACGTGGCCCGCGCCCAGGCCGGCCACCAGTTCAAGATCCCCGCCGGTGCGCCGCCCGTGCGTTACCTGCGCATCCGCATGCTGCAGACCTTCGGCAACGCGGACTATTGCTGGATGGCGGAAATGAGCTTCTTCGGTGAAATACAGTAGCAGATTTTAAAACGAACAAACATGAAATGCATCCGATATATCTGTTTCGTACTGGCCGCCGGCTTCGCCCTCGCAGCCTGCGATAAAACAGACAAAGCTTACAAAGACTTTGCGCCCGGCGGTGAGATCACCTATCCCGGCAAGGCGGATTCCCTCAAGGTGAATCCCGGCAAACAGCGCGCCCAGCTCACCTGGCTGCTTAAAACGGATTCGCGCATCGTCAAATGCCGGATATACTGGAACAGAAGGGCGGACTCCGCCGACGTCAACGTTACCCGCACCACGGGCGTAGACACCATTCGCCACACGCTCGGCGATATGGGCGAAGGGCCGTATGTGTTTGAAGTGTACACATTCAACGCACAGGGCGACCGCTCCATCAAAGCCGAAGCGAACGGCGATGTATATGGCAGCTTTTACGAAAGCAACCTCGTGAACCGCACCCTGAAAAGCGCGGTGATAACGGGCGGCAACACGAAGCTCGACTGGGACGAATCCGATCCCCGTTCGCCCGGCGTGGACCTGCGGTATAAAGACGCGGCCGGTCAGCCACAAACGCGCCGCGTGCCGGCAACGGAAAAAACAACGCTGATCACCGGCGCCGTGCAGGCCGGCAGCGTGGAATTCCAGACTTTGTACTTGCCCGTGCCGAATGCAATTGATACCTTCAGGGCAGCAACCGCCAAAGTGAATTTGTAGCATCAAACAACAGTACCGTGCAAAGAAGAACATTCCTCTCCACGTCGATATTAGGCGCACTGGCCACAGCAGTGAAACTGCCGGCCATGGCCGCGGACAATTATACGGTCATCAATGCAGGGGTAGGCGGCAATACCACCGCCGATCTGCTGAAGCGCATCGACAGGGATTGCCTGGCCCACAAACCCGCCCTGACCGTGCTGATGATCGGCACCAACGACATGAACAGCCGCAAGTACATCCCGCTGCCGCAGTACCGCGAAAACCTGTC
This window encodes:
- a CDS encoding DUF4998 domain-containing protein, whose translation is MKCIRYICFVLAAGFALAACDKTDKAYKDFAPGGEITYPGKADSLKVNPGKQRAQLTWLLKTDSRIVKCRIYWNRRADSADVNVTRTTGVDTIRHTLGDMGEGPYVFEVYTFNAQGDRSIKAEANGDVYGSFYESNLVNRTLKSAVITGGNTKLDWDESDPRSPGVDLRYKDAAGQPQTRRVPATEKTTLITGAVQAGSVEFQTLYLPVPNAIDTFRAATAKVNL